The following are from one region of the Nitrospira sp. genome:
- the nadS gene encoding NadS family protein produces MKDTAFQELLTSIRQAGKIRRGTLKPARVTTFRPTDVKSVRGKLKASQTEFALMIGVSVATLRNWEQGRRTPDGPALALLRVASRNPRAVAEALHREPRKGAV; encoded by the coding sequence ATGAAGGATACGGCGTTTCAGGAATTACTGACGAGCATCCGACAGGCGGGGAAGATACGGCGAGGCACCCTGAAGCCTGCTCGGGTGACGACCTTTCGTCCGACTGATGTGAAGAGCGTTCGAGGAAAGCTCAAGGCGTCACAAACCGAATTTGCCTTGATGATTGGCGTGAGCGTGGCGACGTTGCGTAACTGGGAGCAGGGAAGGCGAACCCCTGATGGTCCGGCGCTCGCGCTTCTGCGCGTTGCGTCTCGGAACCCCCGTGCGGTAGCCGAAGCCCTGCACCGT
- a CDS encoding type II toxin-antitoxin system RelE/ParE family toxin: protein MRFVETPVFTTALRRHLDDEAYRALQLAMLLRPAQGPLIQSGAGLRKLRWAAPGRGKRGGVRLIYYWEPAGQTFYMLYLYAKNEQGDLTAAQLKGLAKLVREEFS, encoded by the coding sequence ATGCGGTTCGTCGAGACTCCGGTATTTACAACGGCGCTTCGCCGTCATCTTGACGATGAGGCGTATCGAGCGCTTCAGTTGGCCATGCTGCTTCGGCCCGCACAAGGCCCCCTAATTCAGAGCGGTGCGGGATTGAGAAAGCTTCGTTGGGCGGCACCGGGTCGGGGGAAGCGCGGGGGAGTTCGTCTCATCTATTATTGGGAGCCAGCAGGCCAGACATTTTATATGTTGTATCTCTATGCGAAGAACGAGCAAGGCGATTTGACGGCCGCACAGCTCAAGGGACTGGCAAAACTCGTTCGGGAGGAATTCTCATGA
- the msrB gene encoding peptide-methionine (R)-S-oxide reductase MsrB, with protein sequence MPPKVEIPSIVKVTKADEEWKKLLSPAAYQVLRHEDTERAFTSPLHENHASGIYYCAGCDLPAYSSEHKFDSGTGWPSFWQPIDPKVIETRTDSKFFMTRVEVHCARCGGHQGHVFDDGPKPTGLRYCINGVSLKFIAS encoded by the coding sequence ATGCCTCCCAAAGTTGAAATCCCCTCCATTGTCAAAGTGACGAAGGCCGACGAGGAATGGAAGAAGCTCTTGTCGCCGGCGGCCTATCAAGTCTTGCGCCATGAAGACACGGAACGGGCGTTTACGAGCCCGCTCCATGAGAATCACGCCTCCGGCATCTATTACTGCGCAGGCTGCGATCTCCCCGCCTATTCGTCGGAGCATAAATTCGACAGCGGCACCGGCTGGCCCAGCTTCTGGCAGCCGATCGATCCGAAGGTGATCGAGACGCGCACCGATTCGAAATTCTTCATGACCCGCGTCGAAGTCCACTGCGCCCGCTGCGGCGGCCATCAGGGCCATGTCTTCGATGATGGTCCGAAGCCGACCGGACTCCGCTACTGCATCAACGGCGTCTCGCTAAAATTCATCGCAAGCTAA